A part of Demetria terragena DSM 11295 genomic DNA contains:
- a CDS encoding HNH endonuclease signature motif containing protein has protein sequence MDLPNGMTRLVADLGPLHAAQVRHAIDALSAPAPGNTCCGEVFHRHYGGERTGNPDDRTPGKRRADAFMLLVTRGADQIDTDGAVVSSGQAKLVVTIDHDVLTGHTPGFGRTEAGTSLSPHHIRQLACDADILPMILGSDSEPLDVGRKQRLVTGGLRAAVIERDRHCTYPGCARPPSWCHVHHIMPWHNGGETSLTNSALLCQTHHTTVHREKHTATVSRSGVSRD, from the coding sequence ATGGACCTTCCGAACGGGATGACACGACTGGTAGCCGACCTGGGCCCGTTGCATGCTGCGCAGGTCAGGCACGCGATCGACGCGCTGTCAGCGCCCGCTCCAGGCAACACCTGTTGCGGCGAGGTGTTTCACCGTCACTACGGCGGGGAACGCACCGGGAACCCGGACGATCGGACACCAGGCAAACGCCGCGCTGATGCGTTCATGCTCCTGGTGACCCGCGGCGCTGACCAGATTGATACTGACGGGGCCGTGGTCAGCAGCGGCCAAGCGAAACTGGTCGTCACCATCGACCACGACGTCCTCACCGGCCACACACCCGGGTTCGGGCGTACTGAGGCGGGAACGTCATTGAGCCCCCATCACATTCGACAACTCGCGTGCGACGCGGACATCCTCCCCATGATCCTGGGATCCGACAGCGAACCCTTAGACGTCGGCCGGAAACAACGACTCGTCACCGGCGGGCTACGCGCCGCGGTCATCGAACGAGACCGCCATTGCACCTACCCCGGATGCGCAAGGCCACCCAGCTGGTGCCACGTCCACCACATCATGCCCTGGCACAACGGCGGCGAAACCTCACTCACCAACTCAGCCCTGCTATGCCAAACCCACCACACCACCGTCCACCGCGAGAAACACACCGCGACCGTCAGCCGATCCGGGGTCTCCAGGGACTAA
- the alr gene encoding alanine racemase, translating to MSVQRPAWVTVDLEAISSNVARLKDCAPGAQVMAVVKGDAYGHGLVPSARAALKGGATWLGMAQMAEALALRAAGISAPLLTWLHVPGTDFDPAIREGIDLGIPAVWELDEVARAARQIGITARVHLKADTGMGRNGAYGADWDELVTAAVRAEAEGSIRVVGLFTHLACADVPDHPSLPAQEQVFTECVRRAEAAGLKPEVRHMANSAATLTRPSAAWDLVRPGLSIYGLSPAPEVGDAEHFGLRPAMRVEADLTVVKRVPAGQGVSYGHTYVTNQESTLVDVPMGYADGIFRHASGTGPVQIGGQRFTVAGRVCMDQFVVDVGDLEVAAGDRVVLFGSGEGGEPTAQDWADAAGTISYEIVTRMSGRLPRTYLGEECVS from the coding sequence ATGAGCGTTCAACGACCCGCCTGGGTCACCGTTGACCTCGAGGCGATCAGTTCCAATGTGGCCCGGTTGAAGGACTGTGCCCCCGGCGCCCAGGTCATGGCGGTGGTGAAAGGCGATGCATACGGGCACGGACTCGTGCCGTCAGCTCGTGCTGCGCTGAAGGGTGGCGCTACCTGGCTTGGTATGGCCCAGATGGCAGAAGCACTCGCCCTGCGTGCCGCGGGAATCAGCGCTCCATTGTTGACTTGGCTGCATGTTCCAGGAACTGATTTTGACCCCGCGATCCGAGAAGGTATCGACCTTGGGATTCCCGCCGTTTGGGAGTTGGACGAGGTCGCCCGGGCCGCTCGACAGATCGGAATAACGGCCAGAGTTCACCTCAAGGCAGACACCGGGATGGGGCGAAATGGTGCGTACGGCGCCGATTGGGACGAACTGGTCACTGCGGCCGTGCGGGCCGAGGCCGAGGGCAGCATCCGCGTGGTCGGTCTGTTCACTCATCTGGCGTGCGCCGACGTGCCCGACCACCCGAGTTTGCCCGCCCAGGAACAGGTATTCACCGAGTGCGTACGCCGCGCTGAGGCTGCCGGTCTTAAGCCTGAAGTGCGCCACATGGCTAACTCAGCCGCAACCTTGACTCGCCCGAGCGCGGCCTGGGATCTCGTGCGTCCGGGGTTGTCCATCTACGGGCTATCGCCAGCTCCTGAGGTCGGCGACGCCGAGCACTTCGGGTTGCGCCCTGCCATGCGTGTCGAGGCGGATTTGACTGTGGTGAAACGGGTTCCGGCAGGTCAGGGTGTGAGTTACGGCCATACCTACGTGACGAACCAAGAGAGCACGCTGGTCGATGTGCCGATGGGCTACGCGGACGGGATCTTCCGGCATGCGTCCGGAACAGGCCCGGTGCAGATCGGCGGCCAGCGTTTTACGGTTGCCGGACGCGTGTGTATGGACCAGTTCGTCGTCGATGTCGGTGATCTTGAGGTCGCTGCCGGGGATCGGGTGGTGTTGTTTGGTTCTGGAGAGGGCGGTGAGCCCACCGCGCAGGACTGGGCCGACGCGGCAGGAACGATCTCCTATGAGATCGTGACGCGGATGAGCGGCCGACTTCCCAGGACCTATCTCGGCGAGGAGTGCGTGAGCTAA
- a CDS encoding alpha/beta fold hydrolase produces the protein MAGGVLGWGTSVLATTAGAAIGVAADRLWTDRQAAVRLGREDDFHESADQELAVIARDGVPLHVEIDEPRGAAPTVDHDPAPTVILVHGFALTLESWVFQRRALREAGYRVVLLDLRGHGRSEEGEPESYTVGQLGRDLAEVIEQVVPTGPLVLIGHSMGGMTLMSFAGQFPKVIRDRVIGVGFVSTSPGDMHDVHFGLGHPIGAVLHRVGPGAVGRLAGREAVLAVLLKAGRDVESLMVHHFSFGSHVPMSVVRFTGQMVFGTKISVLSAFLGDLSKHDQHLSLAAFDGIETLVLVGSDDKITPARHSESIVAAIPGAEHVVVDDAGHMLLVEYPDLVNDQLLDLLARARRAINRPRRRTRVRKTVTDMSAKRRTTVAVRSRRRGKATSAKPSR, from the coding sequence ATGGCAGGCGGCGTACTCGGCTGGGGCACAAGCGTTCTCGCGACAACAGCGGGTGCGGCAATCGGCGTTGCGGCCGATCGACTGTGGACTGACCGACAGGCCGCGGTGCGACTTGGCCGGGAAGATGATTTCCACGAGAGCGCCGACCAGGAGCTCGCCGTGATTGCCCGGGACGGTGTCCCCTTGCATGTCGAGATCGACGAGCCGCGTGGTGCTGCGCCGACCGTTGACCATGACCCGGCGCCGACCGTCATCTTGGTCCACGGGTTCGCGCTCACGCTGGAATCCTGGGTTTTTCAGCGGCGGGCACTGCGCGAGGCGGGCTACCGCGTGGTGCTGCTCGACCTGCGCGGCCACGGTCGATCTGAAGAAGGCGAGCCAGAGTCGTACACCGTGGGGCAGCTCGGCCGCGACCTTGCGGAGGTCATCGAACAGGTCGTCCCCACGGGACCGCTCGTGCTGATCGGTCACTCTATGGGCGGTATGACCCTGATGAGTTTTGCTGGACAATTTCCAAAAGTCATACGGGACAGGGTGATTGGTGTCGGTTTTGTGTCGACCAGCCCGGGCGACATGCACGATGTGCACTTCGGTCTGGGGCATCCGATCGGCGCGGTGCTGCACCGAGTCGGCCCGGGCGCAGTGGGGCGTCTAGCGGGGCGAGAGGCTGTCCTGGCGGTCTTGCTGAAGGCCGGTCGTGACGTGGAATCCCTGATGGTGCACCACTTCTCGTTCGGTTCGCACGTACCGATGTCGGTGGTGCGGTTCACCGGCCAGATGGTGTTCGGAACCAAGATTTCCGTGCTCAGCGCGTTCCTGGGGGACCTGAGCAAGCATGACCAGCACCTCTCCCTCGCAGCATTCGACGGCATCGAGACGTTGGTGCTGGTTGGTAGCGATGACAAAATCACGCCGGCCCGGCATTCGGAGAGCATCGTGGCGGCGATTCCGGGCGCCGAGCATGTTGTGGTCGATGACGCCGGGCATATGTTGCTCGTGGAATATCCCGACCTGGTCAATGACCAGCTGCTCGACCTCTTGGCACGCGCTCGACGGGCGATCAACCGTCCGCGCCGCCGGACCCGGGTACGCAAGACGGTGACTGATATGTCGGCCAAGCGACGAACGACCGTCGCGGTACGGTCACGTCGTCGAGGCAAGGCGACCTCGGCAAAGCCGAGCCGATGA
- a CDS encoding bifunctional ADP-dependent NAD(P)H-hydrate dehydratase/NAD(P)H-hydrate epimerase, whose product MIRAYGIAGVRRAEARAMEDLPAGELMQRAARGLAEVVTARLEHRQSADSQESSRVVALVGAGDNGGDALYACAHLAADGCEVGIVQVADRVHEKARAAAEGEGATVLMPDDDGVLGWLTSAGVVLDGVTGIGGRPGLSSSVARLRDWLPDDAYVIAVDLPSGTDPAGEESGECLYADETVTFGMAKPVHLLPAGEPATGLLTVVDIGVEEPTRPVVERLTLSDLAQRWPVPGPFDDKYRRGVLGVLAGSERYPGAAVLTATAAVSSGVGMMRYVGPPTPTGLVQHAVPEAVMGAGRVQAHVIGPGIAADDRTSSGRAQQRAVLAALTEDVPAVVDAGALDLISGVRRAPTLLTPHIGELARLAKRLRIRGLPRAGGSNGTWEDVVRAHPVVVARAVADKLEATVLVKGAVTVVVPPTASGLPMRSQADGPPWLATAGSGDVLAGLAGTLLACGLSPLDAGSVAAAVHGLAGRRANPGGPVRALDVAHELGRTIAHLLTEVDLPADPQP is encoded by the coding sequence ATGATTCGTGCGTACGGCATTGCAGGCGTTCGGCGCGCGGAAGCCCGCGCGATGGAGGATTTGCCCGCCGGTGAGTTGATGCAGCGGGCGGCCCGAGGCCTGGCGGAGGTGGTCACCGCCCGCCTTGAGCACCGCCAATCCGCAGACTCACAGGAGTCGTCACGAGTGGTCGCGCTGGTGGGGGCAGGGGATAATGGCGGCGACGCCTTGTATGCGTGCGCCCATCTGGCCGCCGACGGATGCGAAGTCGGCATCGTGCAGGTGGCCGACCGCGTACACGAGAAAGCCAGAGCAGCGGCGGAGGGCGAGGGTGCCACTGTGCTGATGCCGGACGACGACGGTGTACTGGGCTGGCTGACCTCTGCCGGCGTCGTTCTCGACGGCGTCACGGGAATCGGTGGTCGTCCAGGCCTGTCGAGTTCCGTTGCGCGACTGCGAGATTGGCTACCCGACGACGCCTATGTCATTGCGGTCGACCTGCCGTCGGGAACGGACCCGGCCGGCGAGGAGTCAGGGGAGTGCCTGTATGCCGACGAGACCGTGACGTTCGGCATGGCCAAGCCGGTCCACCTGTTGCCCGCCGGAGAGCCTGCTACCGGCCTCCTGACGGTCGTCGACATTGGAGTGGAGGAGCCGACTCGACCCGTGGTGGAGCGGCTCACCCTTTCTGACCTGGCGCAGCGCTGGCCCGTCCCTGGGCCCTTTGATGACAAATATCGACGGGGCGTGCTCGGGGTTCTGGCAGGCAGCGAGCGATACCCCGGCGCGGCCGTGCTGACGGCGACCGCCGCGGTCTCCAGTGGCGTCGGCATGATGCGTTATGTCGGCCCCCCAACCCCGACCGGGCTGGTCCAGCACGCAGTTCCCGAGGCGGTGATGGGCGCTGGGCGAGTCCAAGCCCATGTCATCGGACCTGGAATCGCCGCCGACGATCGGACGTCGTCGGGGCGCGCCCAGCAGCGGGCGGTGCTCGCGGCGCTGACGGAGGACGTTCCTGCCGTGGTCGATGCCGGTGCGTTGGACCTCATCTCAGGAGTCCGGCGGGCGCCGACTCTGCTCACCCCGCACATCGGCGAGTTGGCTCGCCTCGCGAAACGCCTTCGGATTCGGGGTCTTCCGAGGGCCGGCGGTTCTAATGGCACCTGGGAGGACGTGGTACGCGCCCACCCCGTCGTGGTCGCACGGGCCGTTGCCGACAAGCTGGAGGCGACGGTCTTGGTCAAGGGCGCGGTCACCGTCGTTGTGCCGCCGACCGCCTCGGGACTTCCCATGCGCTCTCAGGCCGATGGCCCGCCATGGTTGGCGACGGCAGGCTCGGGCGATGTTCTCGCGGGCCTGGCCGGGACGCTCCTCGCGTGTGGTCTCAGCCCGCTTGATGCGGGATCGGTCGCTGCCGCGGTGCATGGGCTGGCCGGGCGCCGGGCGAATCCAGGTGGTCCGGTACGCGCCCTCGACGTGGCACACGAATTGGGGCGCACGATCGCCCACCTCCTGACAGAGGTGGACCTTCCAGCCGATCCGCAGCCGTAG